A single region of the Candidatus Methylomirabilota bacterium genome encodes:
- a CDS encoding ABC transporter permease — translation MTTDRLRILAWQVLILVAVLAAWQWLTGIKAVSKMPGLYWIDPFFISRPSAIAERFVYLMSPKVRLGIWQMALSTVQSTIWGFLVGVSTGFVAGLVLGRSDRLARILEPYIVAFNSLPRIALVPLITMIFGFGLLAKIVLAWSIVFFIVFFNTFQGARGVDADLIHSARFLGASERQIMTTVIVPSALAWTFASLTPSISFALIGVVVGEFIGGESGGGLGYLIIQSLGTLNAADMMVALIVLGAIGIVMALGIRQVEARLLRWRPEYQKR, via the coding sequence GCGGTGCTCGCGGCGTGGCAGTGGCTGACCGGCATCAAGGCGGTCTCGAAGATGCCCGGTCTCTACTGGATCGACCCCTTCTTCATCAGCCGGCCGTCCGCGATCGCGGAGCGCTTCGTGTACCTCATGTCACCGAAGGTGCGCCTCGGCATCTGGCAGATGGCACTGTCCACCGTGCAGTCGACGATCTGGGGCTTCCTCGTCGGCGTCTCCACCGGCTTCGTGGCCGGCCTCGTGCTCGGGCGCAGCGATCGGCTCGCCCGGATCCTCGAGCCCTACATCGTGGCCTTCAACTCGCTGCCCCGCATCGCCCTGGTGCCGCTCATCACCATGATCTTCGGCTTCGGCCTGCTCGCCAAGATCGTGCTGGCCTGGAGCATCGTGTTCTTCATCGTGTTCTTCAACACCTTCCAGGGCGCGCGCGGCGTGGACGCGGACCTGATCCACTCCGCGCGCTTCCTGGGCGCCTCCGAGCGGCAGATCATGACCACCGTGATCGTGCCGTCCGCGCTCGCCTGGACCTTCGCCTCGCTGACGCCTTCGATCTCGTTCGCGCTGATCGGAGTCGTGGTGGGAGAGTTCATCGGAGGCGAGTCCGGAGGCGGCCTCGGCTATCTGATCATCCAGTCGCTCGGGACGCTCAACGCGGCCGACATGATGGTGGCCCTGATCGTGCTGGGCGCCATCGGGATCGTGATGGCCCTCGGGATCCGCCAGGTGGAGGCGCGGCTGCTGCGGTGGCGGCCGGAATACCAGAAGCGCTGA